The Streptomyces liliiviolaceus sequence GACTCGGCCACGGGCAGTGCAGAGGTGAGGACCTCGATGGGTACGACCGACAGGACCCGCACGTTGCTGAACCCGAGGGACTTCGCGAGACGGATGTCCTGGCGGAGGCGGTCGGCGCATTCCTCGATGCTCATGACGTGGTCGCGAAATTGCAGGACGTCCATGCCGACGTCCATGGCGACGGGCTTGGTGCCGTGCGTCTGCATCCATTCGAACCACTGGCGGCGGAAGTCGTCGCCCGGCTCGGGGTAGCGCAGGGACATTTCATCGATCAGTTCGATGCCGTCGGCACCGCCGAGGTTCTGGCCGACCTCGCGGATCTGGTCTTCGAGGGTGAGTTCCTTGAAGAACTGGGACTGCTGGTAGCTGTAGAGGGACACGCCGCGGTGGATGGCCATCAGTTCGCCTCCGGTTCGGTGAGGGTGAGGGTGTAGGCGATGATGTCGGGGGCCTTGTCGGACCCCGCTCCGGAGCCTGGTGTGGGCGGGTTCTTCACCCATGCCTCGTCGGTGGGCAGGTAGCCGTAGGCGGCCAGGACGGACTGCTGGAAGCGGACGGTGTGCTCGCCTGCTGCCAGGCCGCCCGGAACGGCGATGTGGAGGATCCCCTCGTCGTCGTAGTTCCAGTGCTCGTGCACGGCGGTGCGGATGTCGTCGAAGGTGCGGGGCGGCTTGCCGTTGATTTCGAAGCTCTGTGCGGTGGTGGGGTATTCGGTGCCGTCGACTTCGACGTAGTAGCCGTTGTGCAGCGAGAGGTAGCAGCCGCGGTAGTTGGCGTGGCGGACGGCGAGGGTGAAGCCGACGGTGTGGCCGTCACGGGTTTCGTTGTGCAGGCTGTCGGGGCGGATCAGGAAGTTTTCGAACATGTCTGTCACCAGGTGTGATCGCGGGGTGGCCGGAGCCGGACCGGCCGGGTCGTGGAGGGCCGGTCCGGGGCGTTGCGGCGCTGCTCGGGTCCTAGCGCGCTTGCTCGGAGCGCTGGTGAAGCGATCCGTTCGCGTGCTCGCGGGCGATGTACTCGCAGGCACGTGCCGTGAGAGCCATGATCGTCAGGGTCG is a genomic window containing:
- a CDS encoding C-glycoside deglycosidase beta subunit domain-containing protein; translation: MFENFLIRPDSLHNETRDGHTVGFTLAVRHANYRGCYLSLHNGYYVEVDGTEYPTTAQSFEINGKPPRTFDDIRTAVHEHWNYDDEGILHIAVPGGLAAGEHTVRFQQSVLAAYGYLPTDEAWVKNPPTPGSGAGSDKAPDIIAYTLTLTEPEAN